Within the Montipora foliosa isolate CH-2021 chromosome 11, ASM3666993v2, whole genome shotgun sequence genome, the region AGGTGATTTCTTGGTCTTCAGCCAGCCATTACTTTGTACCCTTAACTAAGCAAGAATACCAAAAAGGTCAATTTTACGCCTGTGGGGGAGGTAATTCTTCCACATAAATCCTGGACACTGAATTATAGCCTGTGTACGCATCGGCGTTTCCATAACCAGCACAATTACCGACCCGAAATCCCACGCGCACAATGCCCTGGTGAACTTTTTCACAGACTCCTTCTATTTGCCGCACACGGTGCAAATCCTTCTTCTTGGCTCCATTCCCGTATACCATGTACAAGTTTCCATCGATAGCTGCTGGATTCGAGCACTCTGCACCGTCGAAAGTGAAATACCATCGTTTGCAGCAAGCATGGCAATTATAGATTCGAAAGTCTCCATTCCAGAAAACTCGGAGCCCAGTGTTGGCAGATGTCTTCTTGAAAACACATTCCTGTGAAAATTGacaagaaagcaaaacaagtaAATTGTCAATCAGGAAACTATAAGCTTAACACACGACCAATGATAATGATCAGGTCAGTTTCTCCGCTTCCTTTTAATTTAACTAATTCTCTACTTTCTAAAGACTCGGAGTCCAGTGTTTGCAGATGTCTTGTTGAAAACAAATTCCTGTGAAAATTGACGAGAAACAAAAAACGAGTGGAAAATTAAATTGCAATTCAGTAAACTTTTAGCTCAATATATGGTTAATGATAATGATCTAGATCTGgtcattttggtttgtttgaCTAATGAAGTCCCTTTGGTGCGAAACAGCCAGGAATCAATCAAATTACCTGAGTAGGTGTCGCGATCTACAACACGAGTAACCACATCGTTAGACAAACGACATTTATACCCTTGGCAAAGTTGTTTTTAGTAACGCCCATTCCGACAAATCCGTGACTATTTACCTTGATCAAGCCGTTATCCCTGCCATCATTCAGGTTCTTAAAAACGCACTGTTTCCAGTTACGCACGAAAGACGCTTCAGCTCCCTTGGGACCTGGGGGACCAGGAGGACCTTGGCTTCCTGCTTCACCTTTGTTTCCGGGTGGGCCTGCTTTACCAGGTGCTCCCTGAGACCCTTTAGAACCCGGGTATCCTCGAACACCTTCTTCGCCTTTGATCCCTCGTGGCCCCATAGGTCCCTCAGGTCCATGATTTCCAGGTGATCCCGCAGCTCCTACTGATCCCACGGAACCAGGGCTTCCCGGGATACCTGGGATTCCCGGTGCGCAGAAACAGGCAGCTTGAGCACAGGATCCATACGGTGACGTCTGTTGAGGAGTGCCCTAAATTGAGACAGTTGTAAGAGGGATTACGTCCCTTTGTTTCACTTTTGTTTTCGCAACCGTTAACTGTGTACGTAAAGCTCTTAATCCTTAATCAACATCATGGTACCCTCGTTACACAATTTAAAACTCAATTTGCCCCTTAATCGgcgttttcaaaagttttaGAATAAGGAGCAACCCGAGGAATCTTGGAATTGCTTTTTGGGGAAACTGACAGTTTTCGAAGGGTTTATAGTGACAAGGCTTACAAGATAACACCCATGTGATCTgttaaaatacagtaaaaaacgttctctggctaaacaTTTTGAAAAGGAATATAAGcgttcggctgtcgatctacaaaAGCCGTGTCTTAGTTGATAgtattaatttgtttgttttgacttGTCAAAGGGTTTTATTAAgatggaaggctgtagatcgacagccgaaagcttatattccttttcaagatttttagccagagaacgttttttactgtattttaacatttctcaTCCTGGCTGCGCTTGAATTTTTAAAcccatgtgatcatcgaaagtAAGTCATGTTGGGCTGGGTCAGTTAATacttaacctgcgatcaggctctattttaatttcgcgtggtacgtaatgtggagttggcgaaacgaaaaatagagcctgaccaaattcttcttcgaaattccttccacccactttttttgattgattgacatgtccttcgtcggccaatcaaatttacttccattacaccaatacacgcgtggacggcagattcacgctattttgttttgaccagagttaattaccgtgggaggaatattataaacgaattcgaggttaccgttggctttaatctgagaaaaacacatttcaagcatggggaatgttacTTTCTGTAccttttcgacgactatattgcggcaaaggccggtgtaattcttcctccgaacttcactgaatatgcaatcttttaagcttgacatcttaatttgcaattgagataacctagcattttgtcgttggacggtttggcaatagatttttaacgaaaaaaaaaaaaaagagaaatacattattcctttaacgtgtttgcccatgaaggtttctttggtgattttttcgggtaatatcttcagttgcagacggtatttctagaattgcgcgcagtaaaatcatgataagtttgcgCCGTTAATTtcttgatggagtacgaacagtaagatggactcgcaaagtttcttatATTTTTATACAACtggtctctctggaaacatgccattttagtttctggagtgcgagtttcataagttaaatcaactggaaatattatgaagcaatcttgactccaaattgtgcaaacaaaccgtgtcatgtacagtaagtaaataaagccgtttgatacacagttattcaaaacatgcattcgcttaacttgcgattttatcagcatctcctcctgttgatatatatgtcctttGTCTCATTCAGggaaccaatatgcatcggctttcattaccatttgaaagaacccgctatttagctttcaaaacatcagggaagtttttgccaaagtactttcaaccacatggccacagagctcgacaacggacggaatcgctaatttcactctttccagaTATTccaacccgattctggacaagttatga harbors:
- the LOC137977631 gene encoding collagen triple helix repeat-containing protein 1-like — translated: MMTKQCMITPLTTTMCALMLLVPALCSANGNSSTNNKGTPQQTSPYGSCAQAACFCAPGIPGIPGSPGSVGSVGAAGSPGNHGPEGPMGPRGIKGEEGVRGYPGSKGSQGAPGKAGPPGNKGEAGSQGPPGPPGPKGAEASFVRNWKQCVFKNLNDGRDNGLIKECVFKKTSANTGLRVFWNGDFRIYNCHACCKRWYFTFDGAECSNPAAIDGNLYMVYGNGAKKKDLHRVRQIEGVCEKVHQGIVRVGFRVGNCAGYGNADAYTGYNSVSRIYVEELPPPQA